A single genomic interval of Osmia lignaria lignaria isolate PbOS001 chromosome 9, iyOsmLign1, whole genome shotgun sequence harbors:
- the LOC117606996 gene encoding MFS-type transporter SLC18B1: MMAQFTKRQWLTLIVISLADFANAICVSLQAPFYPQEAEKKGASPSEYGLVFGVFELIVFIISPLYGRYLHRIGPKLLFNGGILTTGTCAIFFGLLDKVNGHYPFIVLSFVIRIIEAMGNAAFLTASFAIIAKEFPDNVATTFASLETFFGLGLIVGPTVGGALYQVGGYTTPFVVLGSALFITAVMTIFILPVHPNNNEAAQDTGGVTRALKIPGVLIATASIIATSMSIGFLQATLEPHLRQFNLSPVILGLMFVINGGTYAITAPAWGWFCDKHFHPKVATVAGCMLVVVGFCLVGPAPFIPCQTTLWMTVCGLVVHGLGMAAQLVASFTDALRTSISYGFPNNLETYGLISGLWTSTFALGAFIGPCVAGILLDNTGFRNGTMFIVMLHLLVGIIATVFLSSCTGKRKPYTEVGASDDLRAPLTDSSQSRNGSMRYGSRGQGVPIDRPSGMNSLISCNSYSNRAGAWSRASYSGRYSHSYGSIEAKRYLEITT; encoded by the exons GCTGAGAAGAAAGGTGCATCCCCCTCGGAATATGGATTGGTCTTTGGGGTTTTCGAGCTGATCGTCTTCATAATCAGTCCTCTGTATGGACGATAC TTACATCGTATCGGGCCAAAGCTATTGTTCAACGGTGGTATCCTAACGACAGGAACTTGCGCTATCTTCTTCGGTCTACTGGACAAGGTGAACGGTCATTATCCCTTCATAGTCCTTTCGTTCGTGATTAGGATCATCGAGGCGATGGGAAATGCAGCCTTTCTTACGGCTAGTTTCGCCATTATCGCCAAAGAGTTCCCGGATAACGTCGCCACCACATTTGCCAGCCTCGAAACCTTCTTCGGTTTGGGTCTGATCGTTGGACCCACCGTGGGTGGTGCTCTTTATCAG GTTGGTGGATACACAACGCCATTCGTTGTTCTCGGATCAGCTCTGTTCATAACTGCGGTTAtgacaatttttatattaccaGTTCATCCTAATAACAATGAGGCTGCTCAGGATACGGGAG GAGTGACCAGAGCGTTAAAAATCCCAGGGGTGTTAATTGCCACAGCGTCGATAATTGCTACCAGTATGAGCATAGGATTTTTGCAGGCGACATTAGAACCGCATTTACGACAATTTAACTTGAGCCCCGTTATTTTGGGCTTAATGTTCGTCATTAACGGTGGCACTTATGCCATTACCGCCCCCGCGTGGGGTTGGTTTTGCGATAAGCATTTCCATCCGAAG GTGGCCACTGTAGCCGGGTGTATGCTCGTTGTGGTAGGATTCTGTTTAGTCGGTCCAGCGCCATTTATACCGTGTCAAACCACACTCTGGATGACCGTTTGCGGTCTCGTGGTTCATGGGTTGGGCATGGCTGCCCAGCTGGTTGCCAGCTTCACGGATGCCTTGAGGACATCGAT ATCCTACGGTTTCCCAAATAATCTGGAGACCTACGGTCTAATCAGTGGACTATGGACGAGTACGTTCGCCCTGGGTGCCTTTATCGGACCCTGTGTGGCGGGAATTCTCCTAGACAATACTGGCTTCAGAAACGGCACCATGTTCATCGTGATGCTCCATTTATTAGtg GGTATAATAGCTACGGTGTTCCTGAGCAGTTGCACGGGTAAACGAAAGCCGTACACAGAGGTGGGTGCCTCGGACGACCTAAGGGCGCCACTGACCGATAGCAGTCAGTCGAGGAACGGAAGCATGCGATATGGTAGTCGCGGTCAGGGTGTACCGATCGACAGGCCCAGCGGCATGAATTCTTTAATCTCGTGCAACAGTTACTCGAACAGAGCTGGCGCTTGGTCCAGGGCATCGTACAGTGGTAGATACTCCCACAGTTACGGTTCCATCGAGGCTAAAAGGTACCTGGAGATAACCACGTGA